A genomic region of Catalinimonas niigatensis contains the following coding sequences:
- a CDS encoding RagB/SusD family nutrient uptake outer membrane protein, giving the protein MKSKIYIIGLLLMLATACEMDIPNPNAATEDDAFNSRQGLLALSAGMRQYYSTAALSRIIVTPGVTARELGAYTTFVNYLNLEVGGDAIENNNSWTSGLWIRLYRVINIGEQIMENTNETVIQDAETRAGILAHAMFFKAISLGTLIQNFEEVPINTAEEGNAPFSNRSEVLTEVISLLTEARTLLVNNPPPASFYDQIGSTLDLSNMINAYLSRYYLVAGNYQEAIEAANAVDLNSISYFVYDSENPNPVWELLVNSNDFRPLDNFGLDASQVDPTDGRSDFFLAPLDTTSAELRLPVEDLRGYFNERTVSIPVYLPGEVLLNKAEAQARLDDVEAAIITLNAVRTKTDDPTGVNAGLTPYAGPVNAEAVLEDIYFNRAIELFLTGMRLEDSRRFGRPGPGSTEPSRTRNFYPYPDTERANNPNIPDDPAI; this is encoded by the coding sequence ATGAAATCTAAAATATATATCATTGGCCTGTTATTGATGCTGGCCACCGCCTGCGAAATGGACATTCCTAATCCTAATGCCGCGACAGAGGATGATGCGTTTAATAGTCGCCAAGGTTTGCTGGCTCTTTCAGCAGGAATGCGCCAATATTATTCTACCGCTGCTTTGAGCAGGATTATCGTTACGCCGGGAGTTACTGCCCGTGAACTGGGTGCCTATACAACTTTTGTGAATTATCTGAACCTGGAAGTAGGCGGCGATGCTATTGAAAACAACAATTCCTGGACCAGTGGCCTGTGGATACGTCTCTATCGGGTCATTAATATCGGGGAACAAATTATGGAAAACACCAACGAAACAGTAATCCAGGATGCTGAAACCCGTGCAGGAATACTGGCTCATGCCATGTTCTTTAAGGCCATCTCGTTGGGTACGCTGATCCAGAATTTTGAGGAAGTACCTATCAACACTGCCGAGGAAGGCAATGCCCCTTTTAGCAACCGTAGCGAAGTGCTCACTGAAGTGATCTCTTTGCTTACCGAAGCCCGCACGCTATTGGTAAATAATCCTCCGCCCGCCTCCTTTTATGATCAGATTGGCTCTACCCTGGATTTGTCTAATATGATCAATGCTTATCTGAGCCGTTATTATTTAGTTGCCGGCAACTATCAGGAAGCTATTGAGGCTGCCAATGCGGTAGACCTAAATTCTATTTCATATTTCGTCTATGACAGTGAGAACCCCAATCCGGTTTGGGAATTATTGGTAAACAGCAATGACTTCCGTCCGCTGGATAATTTTGGTCTGGATGCTTCGCAAGTAGACCCTACAGACGGGCGTTCTGATTTTTTCCTCGCCCCTCTGGACACTACTTCTGCCGAGCTACGCTTACCAGTTGAGGACTTGAGAGGTTATTTTAATGAGAGGACCGTTTCCATTCCAGTCTACCTGCCAGGAGAAGTGCTACTCAATAAAGCGGAAGCCCAGGCCAGACTAGATGATGTAGAGGCTGCGATCATTACCCTTAATGCGGTACGCACTAAAACAGACGATCCAACGGGCGTAAATGCCGGACTGACTCCCTATGCCGGACCTGTAAATGCTGAAGCTGTCCTGGAAGATATTTACTTTAATCGTGCCATTGAGCTCTTTCTTACTGGCATGAGGCTGGAAGATAGCCGTCGCTTCGGTCGGCCGGGACCCGGAAGTACGGAGCCTAGCCGGACGCGGAATTTTTACCCCTATCCTGATACGGAAAGAGCCAATAATCCTAACATACCGGATGATCCGGCTATCTGA
- a CDS encoding SusC/RagA family TonB-linked outer membrane protein, translating into MMKHLLNKPSWLFLLFVVSLGAMAQDPLTYTVQGTVTDSYDDPLIGATVQLVGTNVGTVTDFNGNYQLTFSRRPGSYQLAFNYIGYERVTESISLSEDNTQLTLDKRLDMDLIGLSEVIVTGTSVATSKKQLGNAISTVSGESVSEVGAISVDQALAGKVAGALVQQNSGSPAGGISIRLRGVSTLAGSSDPLYIVDGVIISNSSSELVDLGGSAQNRLVDINPNDIERIEVIKGAAAAAIYGSRANNGVVQIFTKRGAQGAAKVTFSTSLRINELRKKIDINDAPIEFVNPTDLTDTETRAVERYDYQEDIFRTGYGTDSYLSVTGGNENTKYFVSGSYFLNQGIIQNADYKRYNGRIRLDQVLNDWASFSFGANYSLSKSNDVPNGGISAAYGALTGFSFSNNILPLVDEETGLYNNTNANANPLEVIEAYNFSNETNRFIGDFQLNLSPIEGLTIDYVLGIDTYSSVGLGLIPEPNTTANYPTGFSRRADRNFFQMNNDLNIGYQTEIVPGIQSTTALGGTVQYETVNNIALESTDLPPFVETAASGTLNARGESRFETIVQGAFLQETIGILDKVFLTGAIRVDASNLFAEEERTQFYPKVSGTYVISEEDFFQSAFGDNFNLLKFRSSYGEAGNLTGIGTFERFTNLNPTALGGITGLLPSSQRGTLGVRPERQKEFEVGVDMGIFNNRLGVEFTYYTKNVEDLLLNRTLAPTTGFTSTRQNVGTLENKGFEILVRGVPVQTEDLLWSVTGTLSRNTNVVSGIEEDFILLPGSFDQSAVLNDEAVGVFFTTYLARNPDGSLLLDANGLPQRERLGRENGQPSGALDEKVIGDPNPAYFWSLINEVDYKKFSFRVQFDAIQGYDIFNFTSRLLSFYPFGGGQLYEDELLGRLPKGYNAATFSAFDRHIEDGSFVKLRELALSYSTRPELLGISNLRLSLVGRNLLSFDNYSGWDPETNAAGQSNTTRGFDFNEVPIPRTYSFQLTATF; encoded by the coding sequence ATGATGAAACATTTACTCAACAAGCCTTCATGGTTGTTTTTGCTGTTTGTTGTATCATTAGGTGCCATGGCGCAAGATCCCCTGACCTATACTGTACAGGGCACAGTGACAGATTCTTATGACGACCCTCTAATCGGTGCCACTGTACAGTTGGTAGGTACGAATGTGGGTACAGTGACAGATTTTAACGGGAATTATCAACTTACATTTTCTCGTAGACCAGGAAGTTATCAGCTAGCTTTTAATTATATCGGTTACGAAAGAGTCACTGAAAGCATTAGCCTGAGTGAAGACAATACACAGCTTACGCTTGACAAAAGACTGGACATGGATCTGATTGGCCTGAGTGAAGTAATTGTGACAGGGACTTCAGTAGCCACCAGCAAAAAGCAGTTGGGTAATGCCATCTCTACCGTGTCCGGAGAGAGTGTGTCTGAAGTGGGTGCTATTTCAGTGGACCAGGCACTGGCCGGAAAAGTGGCAGGAGCCTTAGTACAGCAAAACTCAGGTAGCCCGGCAGGTGGTATTTCTATTAGGTTACGTGGTGTCAGTACGCTGGCTGGCTCTTCTGATCCGCTGTACATTGTAGACGGTGTAATTATCAGCAACAGTTCTTCAGAATTGGTGGATCTGGGAGGAAGCGCACAAAACCGTTTGGTAGATATCAATCCCAACGATATAGAGCGAATTGAAGTCATCAAAGGTGCCGCCGCCGCCGCCATCTATGGCTCACGTGCCAATAATGGGGTAGTACAAATTTTCACCAAAAGAGGAGCACAGGGAGCAGCCAAAGTTACCTTCAGCACTTCACTACGCATTAATGAGCTTCGGAAAAAGATTGACATCAATGATGCTCCTATCGAGTTTGTCAATCCTACTGATCTGACTGATACGGAAACCAGAGCTGTTGAGCGTTATGATTATCAGGAGGATATATTCCGTACCGGCTACGGTACTGATAGCTACCTCAGTGTCACCGGGGGGAATGAGAACACTAAATATTTTGTTTCCGGCTCTTATTTCCTGAATCAGGGGATCATCCAAAATGCTGACTATAAGCGCTACAACGGTAGAATTCGCCTGGATCAGGTATTAAATGACTGGGCAAGCTTCTCCTTCGGCGCCAATTATTCATTAAGTAAAAGTAATGATGTGCCCAATGGAGGTATCAGTGCAGCATACGGAGCCCTCACCGGCTTTAGCTTTTCTAACAACATTCTGCCTTTAGTAGATGAAGAAACCGGATTGTATAACAATACCAACGCCAATGCCAATCCGCTGGAAGTCATTGAAGCGTACAATTTCAGCAATGAAACCAACCGTTTTATTGGAGACTTTCAACTCAATCTTTCGCCAATTGAGGGGCTTACAATAGATTATGTATTGGGCATTGATACCTATTCTTCCGTAGGTTTGGGGTTAATTCCCGAACCTAATACTACTGCAAATTACCCCACCGGCTTTTCACGTAGGGCTGACAGGAATTTCTTCCAGATGAATAATGACCTAAATATTGGTTATCAGACAGAGATTGTTCCCGGTATCCAATCCACCACTGCGCTGGGAGGAACTGTACAGTATGAGACAGTCAATAACATTGCATTAGAAAGCACCGATTTGCCTCCTTTTGTAGAAACCGCAGCTTCAGGCACCCTGAACGCCCGTGGAGAATCTCGCTTTGAAACCATCGTGCAAGGAGCCTTTTTACAGGAAACCATCGGTATACTGGATAAAGTATTCCTGACAGGTGCTATCCGGGTAGATGCTTCAAATTTATTTGCCGAAGAAGAGCGTACGCAGTTTTACCCTAAAGTAAGCGGAACGTATGTGATCTCTGAAGAAGATTTTTTCCAATCGGCCTTTGGTGATAATTTCAACCTACTCAAGTTCCGTAGTTCCTATGGTGAGGCTGGTAACCTTACGGGTATTGGTACTTTTGAACGCTTTACCAACCTCAACCCTACCGCCCTGGGCGGTATTACCGGATTGCTCCCCTCTTCTCAGCGAGGTACATTGGGCGTACGTCCTGAACGGCAGAAAGAATTTGAAGTAGGGGTAGATATGGGGATATTCAATAACCGCCTGGGCGTAGAGTTTACCTACTACACCAAAAATGTGGAAGACCTGCTGCTCAATCGCACGCTGGCCCCTACAACCGGCTTTACCAGCACCCGTCAGAATGTAGGTACCCTGGAGAATAAAGGGTTTGAAATATTAGTAAGAGGAGTGCCCGTGCAGACCGAAGATTTACTATGGTCGGTAACAGGTACATTAAGCCGCAATACCAATGTAGTAAGTGGAATAGAAGAAGACTTTATCCTGTTACCCGGCTCATTTGATCAGTCGGCTGTGCTTAATGATGAAGCGGTAGGGGTTTTTTTTACAACCTATCTGGCCCGCAACCCTGACGGAAGCTTATTGCTGGATGCAAATGGCTTGCCACAGCGTGAACGGTTGGGCCGTGAGAACGGGCAACCCAGCGGTGCACTGGATGAAAAAGTAATTGGCGATCCTAATCCGGCCTATTTCTGGTCGCTGATCAATGAAGTGGATTATAAAAAATTCAGCTTCAGAGTACAGTTTGACGCTATCCAGGGTTATGACATATTCAATTTTACTAGTAGGTTGCTGTCTTTCTACCCCTTTGGTGGCGGGCAGTTGTATGAAGATGAGCTTTTAGGAAGATTACCCAAGGGATACAATGCTGCTACTTTCAGCGCCTTTGATCGCCATATTGAAGATGGATCATTTGTGAAGTTGAGAGAACTTGCTTTAAGCTATAGCACAAGGCCGGAACTGCTGGGCATCAGTAACCTGAGGTTAAGTCTGGTAGGGCGGAACCTGCTATCATTTGACAACTATAGCGGATGGGACCCTGAAACCAACGCTGCCGGACAAAGCAACACCACCCGTGGTTTTGACTTCAACGAGGTACCCATACCCCGTACCTACTCTTTCCAACTTACTGCCACTTTCTAA
- a CDS encoding ferritin-like domain-containing protein translates to MEEHKREINILNDLLEKNYDAERGYRSAAENVKNARLSDFLLQNADIRQGFAIDLAEEILEMGGKPVSDSSTMSDLHRAWISFKSALSDNEEEAILNECIRGEEAALKDYNQALKSERLDDSTIVLLEDHRSQIVLAISELENLEAAGEAI, encoded by the coding sequence ATGGAAGAGCATAAAAGAGAAATCAATATCCTTAACGATTTACTGGAAAAAAACTACGATGCAGAACGTGGCTATCGTAGTGCAGCAGAAAATGTAAAGAACGCCCGACTAAGTGATTTTCTATTACAGAATGCGGACATACGACAGGGCTTTGCCATTGATCTGGCAGAAGAAATTCTGGAGATGGGCGGAAAACCTGTTTCTGACAGCAGCACCATGAGTGACTTACATCGGGCATGGATTAGTTTTAAATCTGCCCTTTCAGACAATGAAGAGGAGGCTATTCTTAATGAATGTATCCGTGGTGAGGAAGCCGCCCTCAAAGACTACAATCAGGCTTTGAAAAGCGAACGACTGGATGATTCTACCATCGTACTTCTGGAAGATCACAGAAGCCAGATTGTCCTGGCCATCAGTGAACTTGAAAATCTGGAAGCGGCAGGAGAAGCAATATAA